The following proteins are co-located in the Branchiostoma lanceolatum isolate klBraLanc5 chromosome 16, klBraLanc5.hap2, whole genome shotgun sequence genome:
- the LOC136421629 gene encoding uncharacterized protein isoform X3, with protein sequence MAGTMWAFRAACVLLCLGVVIGYPSRGSKARNFIDEDELRTMLTRLVRTRDVDRLLHQNEQRENSGEGSGETIVVEFPGEVKEGSGEGSGETGGAFEGFPGDLKYYGHGYGGYRPYGFGAPVSGPVEGSGEEGGSGFIGAVKEGGEEGSGDEQEDEPVQQCPDGDFISASWRCDGRTDCDDGSDEQGCEELCEGLGYPGDRDCRCANCKADRPSLNCACPPSQCKDILEDKCDQLTILTVPPFDMANAAVRHGVPNSGRVVGGAMRADMVFITDGSASIGTFNFEEIKKFMRQMVEGLTVSLTSFRIGAMQFAYSNREEFGLEDNYDNAGVDAAICAIPYMDGPGTYTGEAILFAKDYMFAPIRPEIRHVGIVITDGKTSIGAMDVGTASGSAQSAGIVLYAIGIGLMNDAAYNAQLQAIAGTSGKVFHVGDFSALSGIISALLADIFALPPPALPVPAPAPYPAPAPYPVPAPAPYPVPSPAPYPAPAPYPVPAPAPYPVPAPAPYPVPSPAPPAPYPAPVPAPAPYPVPAPAPYPVPAPAPAPVPAPAPYPVPAPAPYPVPAPAPVPAPAPYPVPAPAPYPVPAPAPVPAPAPYPVPAPAPYPAPAPAPVPAPAPYPVPAPAPYPIPAPAPAPPPPPPQPLPPPPPAPAPVPAPAPPPPPAPVPAPAPYPVPAPAPYPAPAPAPYPVPAPAPYPAPAPPPPPPPAPAPPPPPPPQPLPPPAPAPYPVPAPAPAPPPPPPPAPAPYPIPAPTPAPPPPPPPPPQPPILPPPPPPPPPPPPPPSVEVSCSDSTLEIDLAASSFPTVRTSNLRLVDAACRATSNGTHMIMKSPLNACGTTSYETPDYIIYDNVVTDESLARAGEIIRDCGFEMRIQCQIPRRLQVSGDFDPIQVPEMYAAVGTGDINVIMHFCTDSVCSNFKPYPVTYRVCEQVYVEVQLLSSDPDLSILVLTGEATPSMSRTGGPLYDIINQGCGVDPTYVVYPAPNHAVIRFGFQAFKFATDYPKVYLHADVLICKSSTVGNRCSQGCATAGRRRRDLATTPGVALYHVTAPAPMILFDDVDETLVPQS encoded by the exons ATGGCGGGCACGATGTGGGCGTTCCGCGCTGCGTGCGTTCTTCTCTGTCTCGGGGTTGTGATCGGCTACCCCTCACGAG GCAGCAAAGCCAGAAACTTCATTGACGAGGACGAGCTCCGCACCATGCTGACCCGGCTGGTGAGGACACGAGACGTGGACAGACTCCTGCACCAGAACGAGCAGCGAGAGAACTCCGGCGAAGGGTCCGGAGAAACTATCGTGGTGGAATTCCCAGGAGAAG tgaAAGAAGGCTCTGGCGAGGGAAGCGGTGAGACAGGCGGCGCATTCGAAGGATTCCCTGGCGACT TGAAGTATTACGGCCACGGCTACGGCGGCTACCGCCCCTACGGCTTCGGTGCACCCGTCTCAGGCCCAGTCGAGGGCTCAGGAGAGGAAGGAGGCAGTGGATTCATAGGAGCAG TGAAAGAGGGAGGCGAAGAGGGAAGCGGTGATGAACAAGAGGACGAACCAGTTCAACA GTGCCCGGATGGAGACTTCATCTCTGCCAGCTGGCGCTGTGACGGAAGAACTGATTGCGATGATGGCTCGGATGAACAGGGCTGCGAAG AGCTGTGTGAGGGTCTCGGTTACCCGGGTGACCGGGACTGCCGCTGCGCCAACTGCAAAGCGGACCGGCCGTCCCTGAACTGCGCATGCCCGCCCAGCCAGTGTAAGGATATCCTAGAGGACAAGTGTGACC aactgaCTATCCTGACCGTACCTCCGTTCGACATGGCCAACGCGGCCGTGAGGCACGGCGTCCCCAACTCGGGCCGGGTCGTCGGCGGCGCCATGCGGGCCGACATGGTCTTCATCACCGACGGATCCGCCAGCATCGGTACCTTCAACTTCGAGGAGATCAAGAAGTTCATGCGGCAGATGGTCGAGGGCCTCACCGTGTCGCTTACTTCATTCAG GATTGGCGCAATGCAATTTGCTTATTCCAACCGAGAGGAGTTTGGGCTCGAAGATAACTATGACAACGCCGGAGTTGACGCCGCCATCTGCGCCATTCCTTATATGGACGGACCTGGAACTTACACCGGGGAGGCCATCTTGTTCGCCAAGGACTACATGTTCG CCCCGATCAGACCGGAAATACGTCACGTTGGCATAGTGATCACGGACGGAAAGACTTCGATCGGCGCCATGGACGTTGGAACCGCGTCCGGCTCTGCGCAGAGTGCG ggcaTCGTGCTATACGCCATCGGGATCGGACTGATGAATGACGCGGCGTACAACGCGCAGCTGCAGGCCATCGCGGGGACTTCTGGGAAGGTGTTCCACGTCGGCGATTTCAGCGCGCTGTCCGGTATCATCAGCGCCCTGCTGGCAGACATCTTCGCTCTGCCGCCACCCGCCCTCC CGGTTCCTGCCCCGGCTCCGTATCCGGCTCCAGCGCCATATCCGGTTCCGGCTCCAGCACCGTATCCGGTgccttcccccgcaccatatcCGGCTCCAGCCCCATATCCGGTTCCGGCTCCTGCTCCATACCCAGTTCCAGCTCCAGCCCCATATCCGGTTCCGTCTCCAGCACCACCTGCTCCGTATCCGGCCCCAGTTCCAGCTCCGGCACCATATCCGGTTCCAGCTCCGGCACCATATCCGGTTCCGGCTCCTGCACCGGCCCCGGTTCCAGCTCCAGCACCATATCCAGTTCCGGCCCCCGCTCCATACCCAGTTCCTGCACCTGCTCCGGTTCCGGCACCTGCACCATATCCAGTTCCGGCCCCCGCTCCATACCCAGTTCCTGCACCTGCTCCGGTTCCGGCACCTGCACCATATCCAGTTCCGGCTCCAGCTCCGTATCCGGCTCCGGCACCAGCCCCAGTTCCGGCTCCCGCTCCATACCCAGTTCCGGCACCTGCTCCATATCCGATTCCCGCTCCGGCGCCtgctcctcctccccctcctccacaGCCACTCCCTCCACCGCCCCCAGCACCCGCTCCTGTTCCGgcccctgctcctcctcctccccctgcTCCGGTTCCAGCGCCTGCTCCATATCCGGTTCCAGCACCTGCTCCGTACCCTGCTCCCGCTCCCGCTCCATATCCGGTTCCGGCCCCTGCTCCATACCCTGCTCCcgctcctccccctcctcctccccctgcTCCGGCCCCGCCGCCACCACCACCCCCTCAGCCACTCCCTCCTCCTGCTCCGGCTCCTTATCCGGTTCCAGCTCCTgctcctgctcctcctcctccacctccCCCCGCTCCGGCTCCATATCCGATTCCAGCGCCTACTCCGgcccctcctcctcccccaccaccaccaccacagcCGCCAATCCTTCCGCcgcctcctccccctcctccacctcctcctcctcctccaagcGTGGAAGTCTCCTGCTCCGACAGCACCCTGGAGATCGACCTTGCCGCCTCGTCCTTCCCGACCGTGCGCACCTCCAACCTGCGCCTTGTGGACGCCGCCTGCCGAGCCACCAGTAACGGAACCCACATGATCATGAAGTCTCCACTCAACGCCTGCGGAACTACCTCTTAC GAAACACCTGACTACATCATTTACGACAACGTTGTGACCGACGAGTCTCTCGCGAGAGCCGGCGAAATTATCCGAGACTGCGGATTCGAGATGAGAATCCAGTGCCAGATCCCGCGCAGGCTTCAAGTGTCCGGAGACTTCGATCCAATCCAGGTCCCAGAAAT GTATGCCGCCGTTGGCACTGGTGACATCAACGTGATCATGCACTTCTGCACGGACAGCGTCTGCTCCAACTTCAAGCCGTACCCCGTCACCTATCGGGTCTGCGAACAG GTTTACGTCGAAGTCCAGCTGTTGTCCTCTGACCCCGACCTGAGCATCCTGGTCCTGACTGGCGAAGCCACGCCCTCCATGTCGCGAACCGGCGGCCCTCTTTATGACATCATTAACCAAGG CTGCGGAGTGGACCCGACCTACGTGGTGTACCCGGCCCCGAACCATGCCGTCATCCGCTTCGGCTTCCAAGCCTTCAAGTTCGCCACGGACTACCCCAAGGTCTACCTGCACGCTGACGTCCTCATCTGCAAGTCTTCCACTGTCGGCAACCGCTGCTCTCAAG GTTGTGCCACTGCCGGTAGGCGGCGCCGCGACCTCGCAACGACGCCAGGCGTGGCCCTGTATCACGTGACTGCTCCAGCACCCATGATCCTTTTCGACGACGTGGACGAGACTCTCGTTCCCCAATC gTGA
- the LOC136421629 gene encoding uncharacterized protein isoform X1, with protein sequence MAGTMWAFRAACVLLCLGVVIGYPSRGSKARNFIDEDELRTMLTRLVRTRDVDRLLHQNEQRENSGEGSGETIVVEFPGEVKEGSGEGSGETGGAFEGFPGDLKYYGHGYGGYRPYGFGAPVSGPVEGSGEEGGSGFIGAVKEGGEEGSGDEQEDEPVQQCPDGDFISASWRCDGRTDCDDGSDEQGCEELCEGLGYPGDRDCRCANCKADRPSLNCACPPSQCKDILEDKCDQLTILTVPPFDMANAAVRHGVPNSGRVVGGAMRADMVFITDGSASIGTFNFEEIKKFMRQMVEGLTVSLTSFRIGAMQFAYSNREEFGLEDNYDNAGVDAAICAIPYMDGPGTYTGEAILFAKDYMFAPIRPEIRHVGIVITDGKTSIGAMDVGTASGSAQSAGIVLYAIGIGLMNDAAYNAQLQAIAGTSGKVFHVGDFSALSGIISALLADIFALPPPALPVPAPAPYPAPAPYPVPAPAPYPVPSPAPYPAPAPYPVPAPAPYPVPAPAPYPVPSPAPPAPYPAPVPAPAPYPVPAPAPYPVPAPAPAPVPAPAPYPVPAPAPYPVPAPAPVPAPAPYPVPAPAPYPVPAPAPVPAPAPYPVPAPAPYPAPAPAPVPAPAPYPVPAPAPYPIPAPAPAPPPPPPQPLPPPPPAPAPVPAPAPPPPPAPVPAPAPYPVPAPAPYPAPAPAPYPVPAPAPYPAPAPPPPPPPAPAPPPPPPPQPLPPPAPAPYPVPAPAPAPPPPPPPAPAPYPIPAPTPAPPPPPPPPPQPPILPPPPPPPPPPPPPPSVEVSCSDSTLEIDLAASSFPTVRTSNLRLVDAACRATSNGTHMIMKSPLNACGTTSYETPDYIIYDNVVTDESLARAGEIIRDCGFEMRIQCQIPRRLQVSGDFDPIQVPEMYAAVGTGDINVIMHFCTDSVCSNFKPYPVTYRVCEQVYVEVQLLSSDPDLSILVLTGEATPSMSRTGGPLYDIINQGCGVDPTYVVYPAPNHAVIRFGFQAFKFATDYPKVYLHADVLICKSSTVGNRCSQGCATAGRRRRDLATTPGVALYHVTAPAPMILFDDVDETLVPQS encoded by the exons ATGGCGGGCACGATGTGGGCGTTCCGCGCTGCGTGCGTTCTTCTCTGTCTCGGGGTTGTGATCGGCTACCCCTCACGAG GCAGCAAAGCCAGAAACTTCATTGACGAGGACGAGCTCCGCACCATGCTGACCCGGCTGGTGAGGACACGAGACGTGGACAGACTCCTGCACCAGAACGAGCAGCGAGAGAACTCCGGCGAAGGGTCCGGAGAAACTATCGTGGTGGAATTCCCAGGAGAAG tgaAAGAAGGCTCTGGCGAGGGAAGCGGTGAGACAGGCGGCGCATTCGAAGGATTCCCTGGCGACT TGAAGTATTACGGCCACGGCTACGGCGGCTACCGCCCCTACGGCTTCGGTGCACCCGTCTCAGGCCCAGTCGAGGGCTCAGGAGAGGAAGGAGGCAGTGGATTCATAGGAGCAG TGAAAGAGGGAGGCGAAGAGGGAAGCGGTGATGAACAAGAGGACGAACCAGTTCAACA GTGCCCGGATGGAGACTTCATCTCTGCCAGCTGGCGCTGTGACGGAAGAACTGATTGCGATGATGGCTCGGATGAACAGGGCTGCGAAG AGCTGTGTGAGGGTCTCGGTTACCCGGGTGACCGGGACTGCCGCTGCGCCAACTGCAAAGCGGACCGGCCGTCCCTGAACTGCGCATGCCCGCCCAGCCAGTGTAAGGATATCCTAGAGGACAAGTGTGACC aactgaCTATCCTGACCGTACCTCCGTTCGACATGGCCAACGCGGCCGTGAGGCACGGCGTCCCCAACTCGGGCCGGGTCGTCGGCGGCGCCATGCGGGCCGACATGGTCTTCATCACCGACGGATCCGCCAGCATCGGTACCTTCAACTTCGAGGAGATCAAGAAGTTCATGCGGCAGATGGTCGAGGGCCTCACCGTGTCGCTTACTTCATTCAG GATTGGCGCAATGCAATTTGCTTATTCCAACCGAGAGGAGTTTGGGCTCGAAGATAACTATGACAACGCCGGAGTTGACGCCGCCATCTGCGCCATTCCTTATATGGACGGACCTGGAACTTACACCGGGGAGGCCATCTTGTTCGCCAAGGACTACATGTTCG CCCCGATCAGACCGGAAATACGTCACGTTGGCATAGTGATCACGGACGGAAAGACTTCGATCGGCGCCATGGACGTTGGAACCGCGTCCGGCTCTGCGCAGAGTGCG ggcaTCGTGCTATACGCCATCGGGATCGGACTGATGAATGACGCGGCGTACAACGCGCAGCTGCAGGCCATCGCGGGGACTTCTGGGAAGGTGTTCCACGTCGGCGATTTCAGCGCGCTGTCCGGTATCATCAGCGCCCTGCTGGCAGACATCTTCGCTCTGCCGCCACCCGCCCTCC CGGTTCCTGCCCCGGCTCCGTATCCGGCTCCAGCGCCATATCCGGTTCCGGCTCCAGCACCGTATCCGGTgccttcccccgcaccatatcCGGCTCCAGCCCCATATCCGGTTCCGGCTCCTGCTCCATACCCAGTTCCAGCTCCAGCCCCATATCCGGTTCCGTCTCCAGCACCACCTGCTCCGTATCCGGCCCCAGTTCCAGCTCCGGCACCATATCCGGTTCCAGCTCCGGCACCATATCCGGTTCCGGCTCCTGCACCGGCCCCGGTTCCAGCTCCAGCACCATATCCAGTTCCGGCCCCCGCTCCATACCCAGTTCCTGCACCTGCTCCGGTTCCGGCACCTGCACCATATCCAGTTCCGGCCCCCGCTCCATACCCAGTTCCTGCACCTGCTCCGGTTCCGGCACCTGCACCATATCCAGTTCCGGCTCCAGCTCCGTATCCGGCTCCGGCACCAGCCCCAGTTCCGGCTCCCGCTCCATACCCAGTTCCGGCACCTGCTCCATATCCGATTCCCGCTCCGGCGCCtgctcctcctccccctcctccacaGCCACTCCCTCCACCGCCCCCAGCACCCGCTCCTGTTCCGgcccctgctcctcctcctccccctgcTCCGGTTCCAGCGCCTGCTCCATATCCGGTTCCAGCACCTGCTCCGTACCCTGCTCCCGCTCCCGCTCCATATCCGGTTCCGGCCCCTGCTCCATACCCTGCTCCcgctcctccccctcctcctccccctgcTCCGGCCCCGCCGCCACCACCACCCCCTCAGCCACTCCCTCCTCCTGCTCCGGCTCCTTATCCGGTTCCAGCTCCTgctcctgctcctcctcctccacctccCCCCGCTCCGGCTCCATATCCGATTCCAGCGCCTACTCCGgcccctcctcctcccccaccaccaccaccacagcCGCCAATCCTTCCGCcgcctcctccccctcctccacctcctcctcctcctccaagcGTGGAAGTCTCCTGCTCCGACAGCACCCTGGAGATCGACCTTGCCGCCTCGTCCTTCCCGACCGTGCGCACCTCCAACCTGCGCCTTGTGGACGCCGCCTGCCGAGCCACCAGTAACGGAACCCACATGATCATGAAGTCTCCACTCAACGCCTGCGGAACTACCTCTTAC GAAACACCTGACTACATCATTTACGACAACGTTGTGACCGACGAGTCTCTCGCGAGAGCCGGCGAAATTATCCGAGACTGCGGATTCGAGATGAGAATCCAGTGCCAGATCCCGCGCAGGCTTCAAGTGTCCGGAGACTTCGATCCAATCCAGGTCCCAGAAAT GTATGCCGCCGTTGGCACTGGTGACATCAACGTGATCATGCACTTCTGCACGGACAGCGTCTGCTCCAACTTCAAGCCGTACCCCGTCACCTATCGGGTCTGCGAACAG GTTTACGTCGAAGTCCAGCTGTTGTCCTCTGACCCCGACCTGAGCATCCTGGTCCTGACTGGCGAAGCCACGCCCTCCATGTCGCGAACCGGCGGCCCTCTTTATGACATCATTAACCAAGG CTGCGGAGTGGACCCGACCTACGTGGTGTACCCGGCCCCGAACCATGCCGTCATCCGCTTCGGCTTCCAAGCCTTCAAGTTCGCCACGGACTACCCCAAGGTCTACCTGCACGCTGACGTCCTCATCTGCAAGTCTTCCACTGTCGGCAACCGCTGCTCTCAAG GTTGTGCCACTGCCGGTAGGCGGCGCCGCGACCTCGCAACGACGCCAGGCGTGGCCCTGTATCACGTGACTGCTCCAGCACCCATGATCCTTTTCGACGACGTGGACGAGACTCTCGTTCCCCAATCGTAA
- the LOC136421629 gene encoding uncharacterized protein isoform X2: MAGTMWAFRAACVLLCLGVVIGYPSRGNKARNFIDEDELRTMLTRLVRPRDVDRLLHQNEQRDHSGEGSGETIVVEFPGEVKEGSGEGSGETGGAFEGFPGDLKYYGHGYGGYRPYGFGAPVSGPVEGSGEEGGSGFIGAVKEGGEEGSGDEQEDEPVQQCPDGDFISASWRCDGRTDCDDGSDEQGCEELCEGLGYPGDRDCRCANCKADRPSLNCACPPSQCKDILEDKCDQLTILTVPPFDMANAAVRHGVPNSGRVVGGAMRADMVFITDGSASIGTFNFEEIKKFMRQMVEGLTVSLTSFRIGAMQFAYSNREEFGLEDNYDNAGVDAAICAIPYMDGPGTYTGEAILFAKDYMFAPIRPEIRHVGIVITDGKTSIGAMDVGTASGSAQSAGIVLYAIGIGLMNDAAYNAQLQAIAGTSGKVFHVGDFSALSGIISALLADIFALPPPALPVPAPAPYPAPAPYPVPAPAPYPVPSPAPYPAPAPYPVPAPAPYPVPAPAPYPVPSPAPPAPYPAPVPAPAPYPVPAPAPYPVPAPAPAPVPAPAPYPVPAPAPYPVPAPAPVPAPAPYPVPAPAPYPVPAPAPVPAPAPYPVPAPAPYPAPAPAPVPAPAPYPVPAPAPYPIPAPAPAPPPPPPQPLPPPPPAPAPVPAPAPPPPPAPVPAPAPYPVPAPAPYPAPAPAPYPVPAPAPYPAPAPPPPPPPAPAPPPPPPPQPLPPPAPAPYPVPAPAPAPPPPPPPAPAPYPIPAPTPAPPPPPPPPPQPPILPPPPPPPPPPPPPPSVEVSCSDSTLEIDLAASSFPTVRTSNLRLVDAACRATSNGTHMIMKSPLNACGTTSYETPDYIIYDNVVTDESLARAGEIIRDCGFEMRIQCQIPRRLQVSGDFDPIQVPEMYAAVGTGDINVIMHFCTDSVCSNFKPYPVTYRVCEQVYVEVQLLSSDPDLSILVLTGEATPSMSRTGGPLYDIINQGCGVDPTYVVYPAPNHAVIRFGFQAFKFATDYPKVYLHADVLICKSSTVGNRCSQGCATAGRRRRDLATTPGVALYHVTAPAPMILFDDVDETLVPQS; the protein is encoded by the exons TGAAGTATTACGGCCACGGCTACGGCGGCTACCGCCCCTACGGCTTCGGTGCACCCGTCTCAGGCCCAGTCGAGGGCTCAGGAGAGGAAGGAGGCAGTGGATTCATAGGAGCAG TGAAAGAGGGAGGCGAAGAGGGAAGCGGTGATGAACAAGAGGACGAACCAGTTCAACA GTGCCCGGATGGAGACTTCATCTCTGCCAGCTGGCGCTGTGACGGAAGAACTGATTGCGATGATGGCTCGGATGAACAGGGCTGCGAAG AGCTGTGTGAGGGTCTCGGTTACCCGGGTGACCGGGACTGCCGCTGCGCCAACTGCAAAGCGGACCGGCCGTCCCTGAACTGCGCATGCCCGCCCAGCCAGTGTAAGGATATCCTAGAGGACAAGTGTGACC aactgaCTATCCTGACCGTACCTCCGTTCGACATGGCCAACGCGGCCGTGAGGCACGGCGTCCCCAACTCGGGCCGGGTCGTCGGCGGCGCCATGCGGGCCGACATGGTCTTCATCACCGACGGATCCGCCAGCATCGGTACCTTCAACTTCGAGGAGATCAAGAAGTTCATGCGGCAGATGGTCGAGGGCCTCACCGTGTCGCTTACTTCATTCAG GATTGGCGCAATGCAATTTGCTTATTCCAACCGAGAGGAGTTTGGGCTCGAAGATAACTATGACAACGCCGGAGTTGACGCCGCCATCTGCGCCATTCCTTATATGGACGGACCTGGAACTTACACCGGGGAGGCCATCTTGTTCGCCAAGGACTACATGTTCG CCCCGATCAGACCGGAAATACGTCACGTTGGCATAGTGATCACGGACGGAAAGACTTCGATCGGCGCCATGGACGTTGGAACCGCGTCCGGCTCTGCGCAGAGTGCG ggcaTCGTGCTATACGCCATCGGGATCGGACTGATGAATGACGCGGCGTACAACGCGCAGCTGCAGGCCATCGCGGGGACTTCTGGGAAGGTGTTCCACGTCGGCGATTTCAGCGCGCTGTCCGGTATCATCAGCGCCCTGCTGGCAGACATCTTCGCTCTGCCGCCACCCGCCCTCC CGGTTCCTGCCCCGGCTCCGTATCCGGCTCCAGCGCCATATCCGGTTCCGGCTCCAGCACCGTATCCGGTgccttcccccgcaccatatcCGGCTCCAGCCCCATATCCGGTTCCGGCTCCTGCTCCATACCCAGTTCCAGCTCCAGCCCCATATCCGGTTCCGTCTCCAGCACCACCTGCTCCGTATCCGGCCCCAGTTCCAGCTCCGGCACCATATCCGGTTCCAGCTCCGGCACCATATCCGGTTCCGGCTCCTGCACCGGCCCCGGTTCCAGCTCCAGCACCATATCCAGTTCCGGCCCCCGCTCCATACCCAGTTCCTGCACCTGCTCCGGTTCCGGCACCTGCACCATATCCAGTTCCGGCCCCCGCTCCATACCCAGTTCCTGCACCTGCTCCGGTTCCGGCACCTGCACCATATCCAGTTCCGGCTCCAGCTCCGTATCCGGCTCCGGCACCAGCCCCAGTTCCGGCTCCCGCTCCATACCCAGTTCCGGCACCTGCTCCATATCCGATTCCCGCTCCGGCGCCtgctcctcctccccctcctccacaGCCACTCCCTCCACCGCCCCCAGCACCCGCTCCTGTTCCGgcccctgctcctcctcctccccctgcTCCGGTTCCAGCGCCTGCTCCATATCCGGTTCCAGCACCTGCTCCGTACCCTGCTCCCGCTCCCGCTCCATATCCGGTTCCGGCCCCTGCTCCATACCCTGCTCCcgctcctccccctcctcctccccctgcTCCGGCCCCGCCGCCACCACCACCCCCTCAGCCACTCCCTCCTCCTGCTCCGGCTCCTTATCCGGTTCCAGCTCCTgctcctgctcctcctcctccacctccCCCCGCTCCGGCTCCATATCCGATTCCAGCGCCTACTCCGgcccctcctcctcccccaccaccaccaccacagcCGCCAATCCTTCCGCcgcctcctccccctcctccacctcctcctcctcctccaagcGTGGAAGTCTCCTGCTCCGACAGCACCCTGGAGATCGACCTTGCCGCCTCGTCCTTCCCGACCGTGCGCACCTCCAACCTGCGCCTTGTGGACGCCGCCTGCCGAGCCACCAGTAACGGAACCCACATGATCATGAAGTCTCCACTCAACGCCTGCGGAACTACCTCTTAC GAAACACCTGACTACATCATTTACGACAACGTTGTGACCGACGAGTCTCTCGCGAGAGCCGGCGAAATTATCCGAGACTGCGGATTCGAGATGAGAATCCAGTGCCAGATCCCGCGCAGGCTTCAAGTGTCCGGAGACTTCGATCCAATCCAGGTCCCAGAAAT GTATGCCGCCGTTGGCACTGGTGACATCAACGTGATCATGCACTTCTGCACGGACAGCGTCTGCTCCAACTTCAAGCCGTACCCCGTCACCTATCGGGTCTGCGAACAG GTTTACGTCGAAGTCCAGCTGTTGTCCTCTGACCCCGACCTGAGCATCCTGGTCCTGACTGGCGAAGCCACGCCCTCCATGTCGCGAACCGGCGGCCCTCTTTATGACATCATTAACCAAGG CTGCGGAGTGGACCCGACCTACGTGGTGTACCCGGCCCCGAACCATGCCGTCATCCGCTTCGGCTTCCAAGCCTTCAAGTTCGCCACGGACTACCCCAAGGTCTACCTGCACGCTGACGTCCTCATCTGCAAGTCTTCCACTGTCGGCAACCGCTGCTCTCAAG GTTGTGCCACTGCCGGTAGGCGGCGCCGCGACCTCGCAACGACGCCAGGCGTGGCCCTGTATCACGTGACTGCTCCAGCACCCATGATCCTTTTCGACGACGTGGACGAGACTCTCGTTCCCCAATCGTAA
- the LOC136421816 gene encoding insulin-like peptide: MSPSGVLLMTCLLMIGAATPARSAYLCGSTLFDVLSWVCEERGYTAPDKNPDVDNVENEARIHPRSPQFSRRVQKLIDDCCFNVCDFDTLESYCNPWAETPEPNPNGAEDAAEIPEEETTISKFGSDHVTRERDSRNGVLS, translated from the exons ATGAGCCCGTCAGGAGTTCTGTTGATGACGTGTCTGTTGATGATTGGTGCGGCGACTCCCGCCAGATCTGCGTACCTCTGCGGCTCCACGCTGTTCGACGTGCTGAGCTGGGTCTGCGAGGAGCGGGGCTACACGGCGCCGGACAAAAACCCTG ATGTGGACAACGTTGAGAACGAGGCTAGGATTCACCCTCGGTCCCCTCAATTTTCCCGCCGAGTTCAGAAACTCATCGACGACTGTTGCTTCAACGTCTGCGATTTCGACACCCTGGAGAGCTACTGCAATCCGTGGGCGGAAACACCCGAACCCAACCCGAACGGCGCCGAGGACGCAGCGGAAATTCCCGAGGAGGAGACGACGATCTCCAAGTTCGGGAGTGACCACGTGACCAGAGAACGAGATTCTCGCAATGGAGTCTTGTCATGA